One Aythya fuligula isolate bAytFul2 unplaced genomic scaffold, bAytFul2.pri scaffold_31_arrow_ctg1_5, whole genome shotgun sequence genomic region harbors:
- the LOC116501561 gene encoding calmodulin-beta-like gives MGKHNSEREESRRLDWNPTEAKLQDMIKEVDTDEFREAFSLFDKDGDGTITTEELGTVMRSLGRNPTEAELQDMIKEVDTDDGDGTITAEELGTVMRSLGRNPTEAELQDMRAQDRDGDGYISVAELQQVMTNLGEKLTHDEADEMIREADMDGDGRVNYEEFVQMMTAK, from the exons ATGGGGAAGCACAATAGCGAGAGGGAAGAGTCCAGGAGACTGGACTGGAACCCCACCGAGGCCAAGCTGCAGGACATGATCAAGGAGGTGGACACCGACG AGTTCAGGGAGGCGTTCTCGCTCTTCGACAAGGACGGCGACGGCACCATCACCACCGAGGAGCTGGGCACCGTCATGCGCTCCCTGGGCCGGAACCCCACCGAGGCCGAGCTGCAGGACATGATCAAGGAGGTGGACACCGAC GATGGCGACGGCACCATCACCGCCGAGGAGCTGGGCACCGTCATGCGCTCCCTGGGCCGGAACCCCACCGAGGCCGAGCTGCAGGACATGAGGGCTCAGGACCGG GACGGGGACGGGTACATCAGCGTGGCAGAACTGCAGCAGGTGATGACCAACCTGGGGGAGAAGCTGACGCACGACGAGGCGGACGAGATGATCCGCGAGGCCGACATGGACGGGGACGGGCGGGTCAACTATGAGG AGTTCGTGCAGATGATGACGGCCAAGTGA